In Oncorhynchus tshawytscha isolate Ot180627B linkage group LG08, Otsh_v2.0, whole genome shotgun sequence, the genomic window CGGTTCATTGGGGTGCcgtttatgataaaaacatgttCTAATAATGAGCTCAACATGCCTTAACATGACAGATCTGTCAAATTAGCTCATTAGCTTTACTGCAGATGGCGTTGACACCTATGAATGAATCTGTACGGTTTACAGAAATTGGTCTGCAAAAACAACAACGTCACACCCAGCTATTGCACTCACGGGAACCGAGATAAGGTCTGCCTGCAAGCAGATCATGAGACTGTTTTTGAGTTCTGCGTTTGTGGAAGTATAAATTAAATATTTGTTCAAATAAAGCACCAGTGTGTGGAGGTGGAACATGATACAGCATTGGCCCTTGCATGTGAAATCACACTGCAATGTACTGCCCTACCGAGCAAAAAGtcagtaactgctcatagcgtggaactgagaaaaatatattttatttacctTGGGTTCACAGTAACTTTgtgcagttactgctaacatgacccccattttctccaaaacacaatacaatagaggcaggacacttgtccacatgattaaaCATCTATTTAATGTAGCAAAAAGTACATGAACTAATCTTAgaccaaatgagcagttactgcctttttgcttggtagggcagtgtaCACTTTCTAGTAGTATGCTAAGAATTGTATTTGTGTTTGAATGAGTAGACTACAGGTCTACACAGATCTAAAACACTAGGAAGTGGCACCTTAACATCCTAATGCATGTAGGTTCATTCATTCACATCCTTTCATAGATTTTGAGAATACCATTCTTCCATCTCAATATGCTCTTtgtgcagcctctctctctctgaaccagaAAGTTATGCGTTCCTGTATACTAGAACCAGTGGATTGCAGCAGACCTGAGTGCTTGGGTAACATGATGCCATAAGAACAGCTCTCTATCTCCTGGATATTTGTTCTCCTTTGTTAGATGGTGAATGGTAATGTCGTGGGAGTGGGGAGTGTGTGTTGATTCAAGTGACTGAATTACGTAACTAGCTAGAGagtctggagtgtgtgtgtgtgtgtgtgtgtgtgtgtgtgtgtgtgtgtgtgtgtgtgtgtgtgtgtgtgtgtgtgtgtgtgtgtgtgtgtgtgtgtgtgtgtgtgtgtgtgtgtgtgtgtgtgtgagtgtgtgtgtgtgtggtgtgtgtgtgtgtgtgtgtgtgtgtgtgggtggtaaaGGTGGGTGTGGCTGGATATACCTGCATCCACTCACCTGTATTCTAGATTACATATTTGTCTAAggactctctccctctatctcttctcgttctctctctcccgacaTTTACATTCTGACTCCTTCTCCCTCAGACATCATCTAAGATGGGCGACAACAACCCAGTGAAGCAGGGAGTGGAGACCTTTGACAAGAAGTGTCTAAAGAAGACCAGTACTGCTGAGAAGAACACTCTGCCAACCAAGGAGGGTATGTTTCTCCTACCCTATCTCCTTTTCTGTCTCCTACCCAATCTCCTTCTTTCCTGTCCTGTCTCCTAACCTGTCTACTCCCCTTATTGCTCATACTCCTACGTCTGCCACACCCTGTAActgttagtagtgtgttagtgcccttctactgtagtgttagtgcccttctactgtagtgttagtgcccttctactgtagtgttagtagtgtgttagtgccCTTCAACTGTAGTGTTAGTGCCCTTCTACTGTAGGTTTCGtgcccttctactgtagtgttagtagtgtgttagtgcccttctactgtagtgttagtgcccttctactgtagtgttcgtgcccttctactgtagtgttagtagtgtgttagtgtccttctactgtagtgttagtgcccttctattgtagtgttagtagtgtgttagtgcccttctactgtagtgttagtagtgtgttagtgccTTTCTACTGTAGTATTAGTGCCCTTCTattgtagtgttagtagtgtgttagtgcccttctactgtagtgttagtgcccttctactgtagtgttagtgcccttctactgtagtgttagtgcccttctactgtagtgttagtagtgtgttagtgcccttctactgtagtgttagtgcccttctactgtagtgttagtagtgtgttagtgcccttctactgtagtgttagtgcccttctattgtagtgttagtagtgtgttagtgccttctactgtagtgttagtagtgtgttagtgcccttctactgtagtgttagtgtgttagtgcctttctactgtagtgttagtgcccttctattgtagtgttagtagtgtgttagtgcccttctactgtagtgttagtagtgtgttagtgcctttctactgtagtgttagtagtgtgttagtgcccttctactgtagtgttagtgccCTTCTATTGTAGTGTTAATAGTGTGTTAGTGCCtttctactgtagtgttagtgccCTTCTATTGTAGTGTTAATAGTGTGTTAGtgcccttctactgtagtgttagtagtgtgttagtgccttctactgtagtgttagtgcccttctattgtagtgttagtgcccttctactgtagtgttagtagtgtgttagtgcccttctactgtagtgttagtagtgtgttagtgccttctactgtagtgttagtagtgtgttagtgcccttctactgtagtgttagtgcccttctattgtagtgttagtagtgttagtgcccttctactgtagtgttagtagtgtgttagtgcccttctactgtagtgttagtagtgtgttagtgccttctactgtagtgttagtagtgtgttagtgcccttctactgtattagtgtagtgttagtagtgtgttagtgcccttctactgtagtgttagtgcccttctattgtagtgttagtgcccttctattgtagtgttagtagtgtgttagtgcccttctactgtagtgttagtgcccttctattgtagtgttagtgcccttctattgtagtgttagtagtgtgttagtgcccttctactgtagtgttagtagtgtgttagtgcctttctactgtagtgttagtagtgtgttagtgcccttctactgtagtgttagtgccCTTCTATTGTAGTGTTAATAGTGTGTTAGtgcccttctactgtagtgttagtagtgtgttagtgcctttctactgtagtgttagtgcccttctattgtagtgttagtagtgtgttagtgcccttctactgtagtgttagtagtgtgttagtgccttctactgtagtgttagtagtgtgttagtgcccttctactgtagtgttagtgcccttctattgtagtgttagtagtgtgttagtgcccttctactgtagtgttagtagtgtgttagtgcccttctactgtagtgttagtgcccttctactgtagtgttagtagtgtgttagtgccttctactgtagtgttagtagtgtgttagtgcccttctactgtagtgttagtgcccttctattgtagtgttagtagtgtgttagtgctCTACTGTAGTATTAGTGCCCTTCTattgtagtgttagtagtgtgttagtgcccttctactgtagtgttagtagtgtgttagtgtccttctactgtagtgttagtgcccttctattgtagtgttagtagtgtgttagtgcccttctactgtagtgttagtagtgtgttagtgcccttctactgtagtgttagtgcccttctactgtagtgttagtgcccttctactgtagtgttagtgcccttctactgtagtgttagtagtgtgttagtgcccttctactgtagtgttagtagtgtgttagtgcccttctactgtagtgttagtgccCTTCTATTGTAGTGTTAATAGTGTGTTAGtgcccttctactgtagtgttagtagtgtgttagtgcccttctactgtagtgttagtgccCTTCTATTGTAGTGTTAATAGTGTGTTAGtgcccttctactgtagtgttagtagtgtgttagtgcccttctactgtagtgttagtgcccttctactgtagtgttagtagtgtgttagtgcccttctactgtagtgttagtagtgtgttagtgcccttctactgtagtgttagtgcccttctactgtagtgttagtagtgtgttagtgcccttctactgtagtgttagtagtgtgttagtgcccttctactgtagtgttagtgcccttctactgtagtgttagtgcccttctactgtagtgttagtgcccttctactgtagtgttagtgc contains:
- the LOC112229892 gene encoding thymosin beta-a-like, which produces MGDNNPVKQGVETFDKKCLKKTSTAEKNTLPTKEDIEQEKKAEEGSK